The Paeniglutamicibacter sulfureus genome includes a region encoding these proteins:
- the purE gene encoding 5-(carboxyamino)imidazole ribonucleotide mutase, which produces MGSDSDWPVMKLAAEALREFGIPFEADVVSAHRMPEDMIAYGKEAHTRGIRVIIAGAGGAAHLPGMLASVTPLPVIGVPVPLKTLDGMDSLLSIVQMPAGVPVATVSIGGARNAGLLAVRMLATGTDELAAALQEKLIDFAAELRQVAADKGAALRAAVASEAPGA; this is translated from the coding sequence ATGGGCTCCGACTCGGACTGGCCCGTCATGAAGCTGGCCGCCGAGGCGCTGCGCGAATTCGGCATCCCCTTCGAAGCCGACGTCGTCTCCGCCCACCGCATGCCCGAGGACATGATCGCCTACGGCAAGGAAGCCCACACCCGCGGCATCCGCGTGATCATTGCCGGAGCCGGCGGCGCCGCCCACCTGCCGGGCATGCTCGCCTCGGTCACCCCGCTGCCGGTCATCGGCGTTCCGGTGCCGCTGAAGACGCTCGACGGCATGGACTCGTTGCTCTCCATCGTCCAGATGCCCGCCGGCGTGCCGGTCGCCACCGTCTCCATCGGCGGGGCACGCAACGCCGGCCTGCTGGCAGTGCGGATGCTCGCCACCGGCACTGACGAGCTCGCCGCCGCACTGCAGGAAAAACTCATCGACTTCGCCGCCGAGCTGCGCCAGGTCGCAGCCGACAAGGGCGCCGCCCTGCGGGCCGCCGTCGCCTCCGAAGCCCCCGGCGCGTAA
- a CDS encoding WhiB family transcriptional regulator gives MGNVDRSFNEAAATAPTPPYSGGRSVPADWFVDPAETSRAQESDGSQGLTPAEETAAFLLAHDAASDLVADPTPSWAPSFDAMPDGKSPAQAIWIGLGAEDEEGELGWQSEALCAQTDPEAFFPEKGGSTRDAKRVCGACNVRSECLEYALTNDERFGIWGGLSERERRRLRKRAV, from the coding sequence ATGGGAAACGTGGATCGAAGCTTCAACGAGGCCGCAGCGACGGCGCCTACGCCACCTTATAGCGGGGGCCGAAGCGTTCCGGCGGACTGGTTTGTCGATCCGGCCGAGACAAGCCGGGCACAGGAATCCGACGGTTCGCAGGGCTTGACTCCCGCAGAGGAGACTGCCGCATTCCTGTTGGCGCACGACGCAGCCAGCGATCTGGTCGCTGACCCGACTCCCTCGTGGGCACCGAGCTTCGATGCCATGCCCGACGGCAAGAGCCCGGCCCAGGCCATCTGGATCGGCTTGGGTGCCGAGGACGAAGAAGGCGAACTGGGCTGGCAGTCCGAGGCACTGTGTGCACAGACCGACCCCGAGGCATTCTTCCCCGAAAAGGGAGGATCGACCAGGGATGCCAAGCGTGTCTGCGGCGCCTGCAATGTGCGCTCCGAATGCCTTGAATATGCACTGACCAACGACGAACGGTTCGGAATTTGGGGCGGACTGTCCGAGCGTGAACGTCGTCGCTTGCGGAAACGAGCAGTCTAA
- a CDS encoding GtrA family protein has product MLKEIWRKLLGLASMMWREVAKFGVVGGVAFIIDSGIYLWMLEGPMDDSEVKAKIIAGVVATMFSWVANRFWTFRHRRQANVVRELVMFLIMNAIGLGIAAACVFITKYWIGLTDTTSLFIAGSVVGLVLGTIFRFFAYRFWVFGEEMDAEEEFAHDRELLHVGLEPADAERGASAPPRAPGTPDGVV; this is encoded by the coding sequence ATGCTGAAAGAGATCTGGCGCAAACTCTTGGGCCTGGCGTCCATGATGTGGCGCGAAGTCGCCAAATTCGGCGTGGTCGGGGGTGTCGCGTTCATCATCGACTCGGGCATCTACCTGTGGATGCTCGAGGGGCCCATGGATGACTCCGAGGTCAAGGCAAAAATCATTGCCGGCGTCGTGGCCACGATGTTTTCGTGGGTGGCCAACCGCTTCTGGACCTTCCGCCATCGCCGGCAGGCCAACGTGGTGCGCGAGCTCGTAATGTTCCTCATCATGAACGCCATCGGGCTGGGAATCGCCGCAGCATGTGTGTTCATCACCAAGTACTGGATCGGCCTGACCGACACCACCAGCCTGTTTATTGCGGGTTCCGTGGTCGGCCTGGTGCTGGGCACGATCTTCCGGTTCTTCGCCTACCGTTTCTGGGTCTTTGGCGAGGAAATGGATGCCGAAGAGGAATTCGCCCACGACCGCGAGCTGCTGCACGTCGGCCTCGAGCCGGCTGATGCGGAGCGTGGCGCTTCCGCGCCGCCCCGGGCCCCGGGAACGCCTGACGGCGTCGTCTAG
- a CDS encoding LCP family protein, whose product MTSTRRSSHDPDLLPDPVSAPAPVRSKRALFLLLLTTFFPGSAQWVSGNRALGGFVMRVTITCWALLLVVLALALLKRDWLLGFFAQAWVQLGSSLLLVVLAAGWLLMFLNTLAIIRPRYLAPGARIGLTATLLVVALAITGSLGYGAFVMNKGRETISSVFTAGPAFKPVDGRYNIAVFGADSAGNREGVRTDSMSLLSVDAKTGKSLLISIPRNMQNAQFSKDSPMRKIYPEGYNCGDECLFNAIYRDATDNHADLYPDAANPGAEATMDAIEGSTGLKVQSYVMIDMAGFAGFINAMGGVKVDSGGWVPYNGKSWPNSSVNTHWFAPGEQTLTGKQALWFARSRDFTSDYHRIARQQCLQQAMISQFSPKTMLTRFTSIMDAGEQLVETDIPQQQLGSFLNLADKARQTPFKRLTLGAPDFGSAGDKFSTYPKFDEIHSRIDELIAAQNESPAKKSAEATKESAKEKESSAPAKSTKDSGTERNSEPGKINTAPSDAPTAQPDGSELTERYLVTLEQIGRTDLLAKIAANNNECSVP is encoded by the coding sequence ATGACATCGACCCGCCGCTCGTCCCACGACCCCGACCTGCTACCGGACCCCGTCTCGGCCCCGGCACCGGTGCGTTCCAAGCGCGCACTGTTCCTGCTGCTGCTGACAACGTTCTTCCCCGGCAGCGCCCAATGGGTTTCCGGGAATCGCGCCCTTGGCGGGTTCGTCATGCGCGTCACCATCACCTGCTGGGCTTTGCTCCTGGTGGTGCTGGCGCTCGCACTGCTCAAACGCGACTGGCTGCTTGGATTCTTTGCCCAGGCCTGGGTGCAGCTGGGATCCTCGTTGCTGCTGGTGGTGCTGGCGGCCGGCTGGCTCTTGATGTTCCTGAACACGCTGGCGATCATCCGCCCCCGGTATCTGGCCCCCGGGGCCAGGATCGGGCTGACCGCCACGTTGCTGGTGGTGGCCCTGGCCATCACCGGGTCCCTGGGCTACGGCGCATTCGTGATGAACAAGGGCCGCGAGACCATCTCCAGCGTCTTTACCGCCGGACCTGCCTTCAAGCCGGTTGACGGACGCTACAACATCGCCGTGTTCGGCGCCGACTCGGCGGGCAACCGCGAGGGGGTACGCACCGATTCCATGTCGCTGCTGTCCGTCGATGCCAAGACCGGCAAGTCGTTGCTGATCTCCATCCCGCGCAATATGCAGAACGCCCAGTTCTCCAAGGACTCCCCCATGCGCAAGATCTACCCCGAGGGGTACAACTGCGGGGACGAGTGCCTGTTCAACGCGATCTATCGCGACGCCACCGACAACCACGCCGACCTGTACCCGGATGCGGCCAACCCCGGTGCGGAAGCCACCATGGACGCCATCGAGGGCAGCACGGGTCTGAAGGTCCAGTCGTACGTGATGATCGACATGGCCGGGTTCGCCGGGTTCATCAACGCCATGGGCGGGGTCAAGGTCGACTCCGGCGGCTGGGTCCCCTACAACGGCAAGAGCTGGCCCAACTCCTCGGTCAACACCCACTGGTTCGCCCCCGGCGAGCAGACGCTCACCGGGAAGCAGGCCCTCTGGTTCGCCCGCTCGCGCGACTTCACCTCCGATTACCACCGCATCGCGCGCCAGCAGTGCCTGCAACAGGCCATGATTTCCCAGTTCAGCCCCAAGACCATGCTCACGCGCTTCACCTCGATCATGGATGCCGGCGAGCAACTGGTGGAAACCGACATTCCGCAGCAGCAGCTCGGATCGTTCCTGAACCTGGCCGACAAGGCCCGCCAGACCCCGTTCAAGCGCCTGACCCTGGGTGCCCCCGACTTCGGGTCCGCGGGCGACAAATTCTCCACCTACCCGAAGTTCGACGAGATCCACTCGCGCATCGACGAACTCATCGCCGCGCAAAACGAATCCCCGGCCAAGAAGTCCGCGGAGGCAACCAAGGAATCGGCCAAGGAGAAGGAATCCTCCGCCCCGGCAAAGTCGACCAAGGATTCCGGGACCGAGCGGAATTCCGAGCCCGGCAAGATCAACACGGCACCCTCCGACGCACCCACGGCACAGCCCGACGGGTCGGAGCTGACCGAGCGCTACCTGGTCACCCTCGAGCAAATCGGCCGCACCGACCTGCTGGCAAAAATCGCAGCCAACAACAACGAATGCTCGGTGCCCTGA
- the manA gene encoding mannose-6-phosphate isomerase, class I produces MYRLTNTIRDYAWGSTGAISGLLGTDPSGKPEAEMWLGAHPSAPSLASDGQPGGVDTGLDRLIAADPQGLLGPEVAGAYGRLPFLMKLLAAGKPLSIQVHPSAEQAAAGYAAENAAGLASDAPRRNYRDGSHKPEMIYALTDFAALSGFRSPAETAGLFGTLGAALEAEPAETCAKIVSLLSNPDESEALRSSCEYLLGGSPELGRLGAAALRAVEANPALAEHPSLAELPRINEHYPEDIGVLVSLLLNLVVLEPGQAIYLGAGNVHAYLRGLGVEVMANSDNVLRGGLTPKHIDVPELLRVSSFEALGVPHLEATETMYGQQVFTPPFAEFQLQHIELAAVSDAADMGGGDVPVAANGPVIVLCIEGEVLIDTPRGDELLRRGDSLFIGANEAPAMARRSANAAGRAFAVTPQPLS; encoded by the coding sequence ATGTATCGCCTGACAAACACCATCCGTGATTATGCCTGGGGATCCACCGGCGCCATCAGCGGGCTTCTGGGCACCGATCCCAGCGGCAAGCCGGAGGCCGAAATGTGGCTCGGCGCCCACCCCTCCGCTCCTTCGCTGGCCTCCGATGGACAGCCCGGTGGCGTGGACACCGGCCTGGACCGGCTGATAGCCGCCGACCCCCAGGGGCTGCTGGGTCCCGAGGTGGCCGGTGCATACGGCCGGCTGCCGTTCCTGATGAAGCTGCTGGCAGCGGGCAAGCCGCTGTCCATCCAGGTGCACCCCTCCGCCGAGCAGGCAGCCGCCGGTTACGCGGCGGAGAATGCCGCGGGCCTGGCCTCCGATGCTCCCCGGCGCAACTACCGCGACGGCTCGCACAAGCCGGAAATGATCTACGCGCTGACCGATTTCGCCGCCTTGAGCGGCTTCCGCTCCCCCGCGGAGACCGCCGGTCTCTTTGGCACCCTGGGCGCGGCGCTGGAAGCCGAGCCGGCGGAAACCTGCGCCAAGATCGTCTCGCTGCTCTCGAACCCCGACGAGTCCGAGGCGCTGCGCTCGAGCTGCGAATACCTGCTCGGCGGATCCCCGGAGCTTGGGCGGCTTGGTGCCGCCGCGCTGCGCGCCGTGGAAGCGAACCCTGCACTGGCCGAACACCCCTCGCTGGCGGAGCTGCCACGGATCAACGAACACTATCCGGAAGACATCGGCGTGCTGGTCTCGCTGCTGCTGAACCTGGTGGTGCTGGAACCCGGGCAGGCCATCTACCTGGGTGCCGGAAACGTGCACGCCTACCTGCGCGGGCTCGGCGTGGAGGTCATGGCCAACTCCGACAACGTGCTGCGCGGCGGATTGACCCCCAAGCACATCGACGTGCCCGAGCTGCTGCGCGTCAGCAGCTTCGAGGCCCTGGGCGTCCCGCATCTGGAAGCCACCGAGACCATGTACGGCCAACAGGTCTTCACCCCGCCCTTTGCCGAGTTCCAGCTCCAGCACATCGAGCTGGCCGCCGTGTCCGATGCCGCCGACATGGGCGGCGGGGACGTGCCGGTGGCCGCCAACGGCCCGGTCATCGTGCTCTGCATCGAGGGAGAGGTGCTCATCGACACCCCGCGCGGGGACGAGCTCCTGCGCCGCGGCGACTCGCTGTTCATCGGCGCCAACGAGGCCCCGGCCATGGCTCGGCGCAGCGCCAATGCGGCGGGGCGCGCCTTCGCCGTGACGCCGCAGCCGCTCTCCTAG
- a CDS encoding 5-(carboxyamino)imidazole ribonucleotide synthase produces MMAPEALNLGFELRILAEGPDVSAARSVASAPVGDYTDLATLREFARGVDVLTFDHEHVPNEHLQALIAEGVNVQPRPAALIHAQDKLVMREAIAALGLPNPEWAAVETVDELVAFGQKIGWPIVLKTPRGGYDGKGVRMIETEEDARAAADWFGNGALLAEDKVAFTRELSALVARNPGGEAKAWPVVHTIQVDGVCDEVIAPAPGLDPAVEAAAEQAALRIAEAFGVTGVMAAELFETPGSGAGFVINELAMRPHNTGHWTMNGSITSQFEQHLRAVLDLPLGATDALAETTVMKNYLGGANQDLFTAFQAALAAEPRVKVHAYGKSVRPGRKIGHVNVVSEPGESVDSLRARANTVASLIRDGVPSPAPASTTEGQTS; encoded by the coding sequence ATGATGGCTCCCGAGGCCCTGAATCTCGGCTTCGAACTACGCATCCTGGCCGAGGGCCCGGATGTCTCTGCCGCGCGCAGTGTTGCTTCCGCCCCGGTAGGTGACTATACGGATTTGGCGACGCTACGTGAATTCGCCCGCGGAGTCGATGTCCTGACGTTCGACCACGAGCACGTGCCCAATGAGCACCTGCAGGCGCTGATCGCCGAAGGCGTCAACGTCCAGCCGCGCCCGGCCGCGCTGATCCATGCCCAGGACAAGCTCGTGATGCGCGAGGCCATCGCCGCGCTGGGCCTGCCCAACCCCGAGTGGGCAGCGGTGGAAACCGTTGATGAGCTGGTGGCCTTCGGCCAGAAGATCGGCTGGCCGATCGTGCTGAAGACCCCTCGCGGCGGCTATGACGGCAAGGGCGTGCGCATGATCGAGACGGAAGAAGATGCCCGCGCGGCGGCGGATTGGTTCGGCAACGGCGCACTGCTGGCCGAGGACAAGGTCGCCTTCACGCGCGAACTCTCCGCCCTTGTTGCCCGCAACCCCGGCGGCGAGGCCAAGGCCTGGCCAGTGGTGCACACCATCCAGGTCGACGGCGTCTGCGACGAAGTCATTGCCCCCGCACCGGGCCTGGACCCGGCCGTCGAGGCGGCAGCCGAGCAGGCGGCACTGCGCATCGCCGAGGCCTTCGGCGTCACCGGCGTGATGGCAGCCGAACTCTTCGAGACCCCCGGCTCCGGTGCCGGGTTCGTCATCAACGAACTTGCCATGCGCCCGCACAACACCGGACACTGGACCATGAACGGCTCGATCACCAGCCAGTTCGAACAGCACCTGCGCGCGGTCCTTGACCTGCCGCTGGGAGCCACCGACGCACTGGCCGAGACCACCGTGATGAAGAATTACCTCGGCGGGGCCAACCAGGACCTGTTCACCGCGTTTCAGGCCGCCTTGGCCGCCGAACCGCGCGTGAAGGTCCACGCCTACGGCAAGTCCGTGCGTCCGGGACGCAAGATCGGCCACGTCAACGTGGTCTCCGAACCCGGGGAATCCGTTGACTCGCTGCGCGCCCGCGCCAACACCGTGGCCTCATTGATCCGTGACGGCGTGCCTTCCCCGGCCCCCGCATCCACCACCGAAGGACAAACTTCTTGA
- a CDS encoding TIGR03089 family protein yields the protein MTIDTNSLSPVESLLAPMRHSTHPYLTWYSQGGERVELSGRVFDNWVAKSANLLHEEFDLAPGSIVATDMPGHWKSAALALACWHLGAEVRCVAPGTDPGDVDIFITADTETLAVNGSVEVIAVPLPALAMAFDGPLPVGATDYASEVRAYADSFNPSPIDTSATALQGPAGSMAYTQLFAELPETGASGTTLLSTAWPLERLLPVLVSLWSAGNPVVLVEDGVKISDSLLGGERVVTRLDRES from the coding sequence ATGACCATTGATACCAACTCGTTATCTCCCGTCGAATCACTGCTCGCTCCAATGCGCCATTCCACCCACCCGTACCTGACCTGGTACTCCCAGGGCGGGGAACGCGTGGAACTCAGTGGACGCGTTTTTGACAACTGGGTCGCCAAGAGCGCGAACCTATTGCACGAAGAATTCGATTTAGCCCCGGGGAGCATTGTTGCCACCGACATGCCCGGCCATTGGAAGTCCGCGGCGCTGGCCTTGGCGTGCTGGCACCTGGGCGCCGAAGTGCGCTGCGTGGCCCCCGGAACGGATCCCGGAGATGTCGACATATTTATTACCGCCGACACGGAAACCCTAGCAGTCAACGGCAGCGTCGAGGTCATCGCCGTTCCCCTGCCGGCCCTGGCCATGGCCTTCGACGGCCCGCTGCCGGTTGGTGCCACCGATTACGCCTCAGAGGTCCGCGCCTACGCGGATTCGTTCAACCCCTCCCCCATCGATACGTCCGCCACGGCATTGCAGGGGCCCGCCGGCTCGATGGCCTACACCCAGCTGTTCGCCGAGCTGCCCGAAACCGGGGCAAGCGGCACCACCCTGCTGAGCACCGCGTGGCCGCTGGAACGGCTCCTTCCGGTCCTGGTGTCGCTGTGGAGCGCGGGGAACCCTGTGGTTCTGGTGGAAGACGGCGTAAAGATCAGCGACTCGCTGCTCGGCGGCGAACGCGTGGTGACGCGCCTGGATCGGGAATCATAG